The Lytechinus pictus isolate F3 Inbred chromosome 17, Lp3.0, whole genome shotgun sequence genome contains a region encoding:
- the LOC129279903 gene encoding uncharacterized protein LOC129279903 — translation MDSKLAAKVSGNTSNIKFEPIPWDFKVDDVHYWVHYGLVIFGAVFTLVSFVVQFREPATYGKHEDKPDSYKEVTKNGATRVELSEGDDDLLNAEQDSTTQLEKKDQTQSGCLIPQRIGHFCSDGPPGCILFPLVFFLYGNITDPVNVVFLSLFIAHYFHRGFIHPCIMKYSKAKVPLWITVAGIIPNSIFSFVNADWTGSAKYSDNYYYDPRFIIGVVLYVVGFVMNRWADWKLRSLRSSGGGGYYIPRGGLFELVSCPNYLGELVEWFGWALANWSAAALVWWLFGCSTFIPRSRDNHRWYKKKFKDYPPNRKALIPFIY, via the exons CCTATTCCATGGGACTTCAAGGTGGATGACGTCCATTACTGGGTTCACTACGGCCTGGTCATCTTTGGGGCCGTCTTCACTCTTGTATCCTTCGTGGTTCAATTCCGGGAGCCTGCTACCTATGGTAAACATGAAGACAAGCCTGACAGCTACAAGGAGGTCACCAAAAATGGAGCTACTCGTGTCGAACTTTCAGAGGGTGATGATGATCTTTTGAATGCTGAACAGGACTCAACCACACAACTGGAG AAAAAAGATCAAACACAGAGTGGTTGTCTCATTCCTCAGCGGATAGGACACTTTTGCTCTGACGGACCACCAGGTTGTATTCTCTTCCCGTTG gtATTTTTTCTCTACGGCAACATTACCGATCCTGTCAATGTGGTATTCCTGTCTCTCTTCATTGCTCATTACTTTCATCGTGGGTTCATCCATCCATGTATCATGAAATACAGCAAAGCAAAGGTCCCACTCTG GATCACGGTCGCAGGAATAATTCCAAACTCGATATTCAGTTTTGTGAATGCTGACTGGACGGGATCTGCTAAATATAGTGATAACTACTACTA TGATCCAAGGTTTATAATTGGTGTGGTGCTGTATGTTGTCGGGTTTGTCATGAACAGATGGGCCGACTGGAAACTGAGGAGTCTACGGTCTTCGG GTGGCGGTGGTTATTACATTCCGCGAGGGGGTCTCTTTGAGCTTGTATCATGCCCCAACTACCTTGGGGAACTGGTTGAGTGGTTCGGCTGGGCACTGGCTAACTGGTCAGCGGCTGCTCTGGTCTGGTGGCTCTTTGGCTGTTCAACCTTCATACCGCGATCAAGGGACAATCACAGATG GTACAAGAAGAAATTCAAGGACTACCCGCCCAACAGAAAAGCCTTGATTCCTTTCATCTACTAG
- the LOC129280050 gene encoding coiled-coil-helix-coiled-coil-helix domain-containing protein 7-like: MQCTHKLGGNNIHIDPVAIPSQEQKKKQPFTKQRRWTDGDSNPCLTEANASYQCLHDYNFDRERCKGYFANYKNCKNFWGKIMKQRRKDGITPVLPDPEEREKILAGFT; encoded by the exons ATGCAGTGCACACATAAACTGGGTGGGAACAATATTCATATCG ATCCTGTGGCGATTCCGAGCCAAGAACAAAAGAAGAAACAGCCATTCACAAAACAAAGGCGATGGACTGATGGAGACAGTAATCCCTGTTTGACT GAAGCGAATGCATCGTACCAGTGCCTTCATGATTATAACTTTGACAGGGAGAGATGTAAAGGATACTTTGCCAACTATAAGAATTGCAAGAACTTTTGG GGCAAAATTATGAAACAGCGAAGGAAAGACGGAATCACACCGGTGCTCCCTGATCcagaagaaagggagaaaatTTTAGCAGGATTCACATGA